The Notamacropus eugenii isolate mMacEug1 chromosome 4, mMacEug1.pri_v2, whole genome shotgun sequence DNA window tttctttccctcatagGTACCATTTGTGTCctgctctcttttcctttcatctttaacCCCTGCCTGGGCTGCACAGCCTCCACTGTGGAGTGGGCTGCCCTCATCTACTACACCCCATTCATTGTGATCTTCCAGTTTGGCTGGGCGGCCACCCAGATCTCCCACCTGTCCTTGATCCCTGAGTTAGTCACCAATGACCACGAGAAGGTAGAACTCACTGCCTTCAGGTAATTCTGGGCCTTGTCAGGGAACCAGGTGGCTTAGAGGCAGCACCAGGTGCTGCCCCATCACTTCTGGAGCCTGTTTCTTCAGCTTTAAAATGAAAGTTCTGTTCCATGAAAGGTGCTCAGTCAACAGGCGTTTGTTAAATGCCTACCGTGCACCAGCACTGCTAAATGCAAAAATGTGGTTCCTGTTTTCAGGGATCTCCCAGTCTAATCTATCATGGATCCCTTTTGTAGTCAAACACATAAAATTCATGGAATTGCAAGGGAAaccaattttaatgaaataaagatatcaaaattaaaaaaaaaaagttcacagccCCCAGGTTGGGAACCCTTGAATGACTGGGTGATCTCAAGatccctcctttcctctgatATTCTAGGAGAGTAAGCTTTTAGGATTGACTCCAGCCCATGGCCcactcatttcctttccccaaaGCTACCCAGTTGTAGGGTGTTACTCTGGAGTTCCATCTGAAGGCCTCGGTTGGTAGAGGGTTAGGTTTCCCCTCATCAACTGCCTAGTCTCCCTACTTAGAGCTGTTGTGGGTCTCAGGGAACATGAGGCTGGTGAGTTGGGCAACAGTCAGAATTACCTAACCCTGGGTAGGCTGCAGGGCCCCCAGATAAAGGAACGGCTGGGCCCTGGGGGATGGTAGCTGCCCCTTTCTCAGTTTTTACCCTTAATTAGAGGAGGCTATTAAGACCTGGGCTGGGCCCTGGGGGAGCTGTTCCCTGTGGtttaggggaagggaaaggatggcCAGATGGATGTATCAGTCTCACTTAGGCCTCAGGCTTTGGGTGTGGAAAAGAGGGAAATAAGAGGCCCTTGCCCAGCAGTGTACCTCCCACCCCAGCCCTTGATGATACCTGCCTCTTTTCCTCTCTACCCATCATTCCAGGTATGCTTTCACCGTAGTAGCCAACATTGCTGTATATGGGGCTGCCTGGCTGCTTCTCCATTTCCAGGGGTCCCACTCTGAGACCTCTGATTCACGCACCAGTGACCAGCTAGGCCTACAGGATGTGCCCGTATTCAGGGTGAGCAGGGGTCCTACCGAGAGCTAGGGCTAAGGGGAAAGGTTGCGGAAGTGAgtgtgaggagggaaaagggagaagaagcagAGGGCTGGGGGAGATTTGGaggaagactgggaagggaagcaGGGAATTATGGGGAGGGAGGATTAAGTTGTGAAACCAAGTCTAGGAATCAGAAAGGACACAGAGGGAAGGGATGCTGAGCTAACTACAGGAGCAGCCTGGCCTGAGGAAGGGCGAAAAGCTGCTGGAAGGGGAGTCAGAGGGTCTGCCCAGGGGCTGATGATGGGTGCCCCCAGCTGAGGAAGGAGGAAATTCTTCCAGGGACTGACAGGTTTAGAAGGTCTACTGGGCTCTGGTGACCACATCTGGGTCCTCCACCAGCTAGGTAAGAACAGGACAGCGAGGTGAGGGCCAAAGGTCTGCAGAAGTGGGAGGCAGGCCGAAGGCATTAGTGTGTAAAGGACTGTGTCTTtgggctgggctttgttagtTGAGGAACAGGAAGGGAGCAGGGCAGGGCAAGGAGAAAGGGCAGCTCTCTGAGGGGCTCTCTACCAGGCTGGGAGAGAAGAGCCTGGGAAAGCCCCCAAAGCAACATTAACCCAACATTAATATTGGTCCCCCAGAACCTTTCCCTGATAGTTGTGTGCGTCGGTGCTGTTTTCTCCCTGCTTTTCCACCTGGGCACCAAAGAGCGTCCTCGGCAGAGGCGGCATGGGCTTGAAGAGCCCAGTGAGCACAGCCGCCTGCTCCCTCCCGCCACCCAGCCCATGCTTCTCTGGAAGCACTGGCTTCGGGAGCCCTCCTTTTACCAGGTATGAGCGGCAGGGGCCTTCCCACACACTACAAACAAAACCAGCAGGGAGGCCTCCCCTGCCACCTTCCCTCCTTTAGTTCAGTCCTGGACATCAGGGACCTCTTGGAAACCTTCCCAGGGTCACCCCCCCCACACCCTGCCAGACCTCCCTTCCAaagcctcctcttccttcctttgtctccCCTCTGTGCTGTCGCCCACACACACATGTCCAAGGGCCTGGAGTGTCCATTCCTCTGACCCTTGTCCACTCCTCAGGTGGGCATGCTGTATATGAGCACACGGCTCATTGTGAATCTGTCACAGACGTATATGGCTATGTATCTGACCTACTCCCTCAACCTGCCCAAGGTGAGGCCCAGAAGAGGCTGGGAATGGGAAGGAGTCTTAGAGGAAGGTAGAATGTCAGAACCAGGAAGGGGACCCCAGAACAGGGAAGGCTGTTCTGtagctggaaagaatctcagagttccagtgtcctcgttttacagatgaggaaactgaggcctgggaaggggggagggagtgagagaaggaagaaggaagaaattcatTTTTCCGAGGGCACAACCTGACAAGACTTAGGGCTGCCTAGGAGGCTGGGGTATGGGGGTGGGTAGTGAGAGCTGGGCAGGGGGGGCAGTAATGAGCAGATGGGACTACAGGAGAACCCTGTAACCTGCCATACCCCATTAATCCCCCCAACAGAAGTTCATTGCGACCATCCCTCTTGTGATGTATGTCAGCggcttcttctcctctttcttcatgAAGCCAGTTAACAAGTGCATCGGTCGAAATGTGAGTGAGATGATGGGGTCCAATGGAGAGATAGTGGTAGCAGAAGAGTCTTTAGCCTTATAGTGTTAGAGACGCACCCTCCCTTAAATATGCTAGCCAGCCAGAGGCCCATAGAAGGTAAGGGGGTCATTCTGGGTTCATATGATGAGCAACTGTCAGAATTAGAAATGCCGGAGGTGCAAGAATCCCAGCCTGGTCTAATCCAGCCCATATCTGACCGAGAACTCCAGCCAAGAAGGATGTTCCTGAGCAGTGGTCAGCTAACCTCTCCTTGAGAATCTCCCAAGAAGGGGGAGTCTGCCACCTCCTGAAGCAGCCTGCTCCACTTTGGGCCAGCTCTCATCATCCTTTGGAAGTTTTTTCTGGCTTCTAGCCTCAGTTGGCCTtattgccacttactacctgctGCTCCTAATtgtgccctctggagccaagtaGAATAAGTATAATTTCCATCTGGCTGTGCCCATTGCCTTCCTCATCATGGAAGGAAAGTCTCCCTGCAAGAGTTTGTTACTATTTAAGGGAGCTCCAGAAAAGAGATGGCCACAGACGACAGCCCCTCCCCCCACGTGGTCCTGTGTGTGCGTATATGCAGATATGCACAtgcatgtctgtatgtgtgtatacatatagaaacATCTTTCTTGGTTTATAAATAGATGTTTGATGATACACAAGCATGTGTTTCAGCATGTGTGCTCATTTGTCatgtttcttttccctcttccccacgCTTGTTTTCCACCAGCTGACATACTTCACAGGCCTCTTGGTCATCCTGGCCTTTGCCGCCTGGGTGGCGCTGGCTACCTCACTAGGTGTAGCTGTGTATGGAGCAGCGGTACTGCTGGGTATTGGTTCAGCCACCATCCTGGTTATGTCCCTGTCCATGACAGCCGACCTCATTGGCAGCCACACGGTAAGGATCGGGCTGGGTTGGGGAGAGCTTGCAGGACCCGCCTCTGCCTGTTTGCCTGGCAGCATCCACTCCAAGGGGACGTGCTGACCGACCTCTTCTCCCTTCCAGAACAGCGGGGCCTTTGTGTACGGGGCCATGAGCTTCACAGACAAAGTCGCCAACGGGCTGGCTGTGATGGCTATCCAGAGCCTCTACCCCTGCTCGTGAGTCTAAGGAGGCTGTCTTGCTGTCTAGGGAAGGGGATGTTTCTGGGCCTGGGGTGGTGTGCACCTAAGTGGAGAAGGGGTGCTATGGGAGAGGCTATGTGATGGTGATGGTCCCTCTGGGTTTGGGGCCCCCCAGTCTGGCTCAGCTCTTTGTCAGGGGCAGGCCAGTTGGTGGGCAGGGGAGACTCACAGGCTGGCATCTCTCTAGCTCAGATCTGTGCTGTGCAGCCTGCATGGGCTTCTACCATTGGGTGATGGTGGCCGTGACGGGAGGCGTGGGCGTGGCCgctgccctctgtctctgtagCATCTTTCTCTGGCCCATCCAAGTTCGCTTCTGTGAGTTGCTCCAAGCCCCTCCCATTCCTTAGCCTATCTCTTCTCCCTGGATCCAGGGCAGGGTCATTTTGCCCCAGATAGGGTaagggggtggggaatggagGTGGGAGGAGGCCTTTCCCTTCCGCTGAGTCAcctgtctccctcccccccccccccccccccattcccccTTAGGAGGAGATTAGCCTTAAATCAAGCTAGCAGGGGGAGGGATGCCCAGGCTCCATAGGAGGATAAGCCTGTAAAATATAGGCAAATCTATGTAAATTTAAACCTGAAACCTGGTCCATAAGCCTCAAAATAGAGCTTTTCCCTGTACCTTTTGCCTGTTctctgcctccccccaccccaccccgatTCTTTTCTCCAAGGGCCTGCTTGGAGGATGAGAATCCTGAGGTGGATTCCATTTGTGGGTGAAAGTGAGACTGTGTTGAACTATCCTTGTGGCCCATTTCCATCCCCCTCTACTAGGGTGCTTAGGAACTatattgggggagaggggagagagggggtgaTTCCTTGGCAGAGGGATTTTCCCTCTACCCTGGCATTCCTGAGGGGTGGGGGTTTGTAGGCTGAGGACTGAGGGAGGGCTCACTCCCATTCCCTCCAGGACCTTCCCTGGTGACCTTGTAGGGTGAGCTGAGGAGACCTCAGGGATTAGGGGTTCAGAGGGGGAGGGGCCCTGAGTTCTGAGCTAATCCCTCTGCACCCCTTCTTCTGTCTAGATGACACAACTGTGGCTGGACCATCTGAAGCTGCCACTACACCAAACTCAGGAACCTCCCAGGACATTACAGTCAACTGAACACTCAGGTTATCTCAGGTGTTTGTACTCACtgactttcctcctctcccttccctggaTACTGGGACTCAGGACTCAGATCCAAGAGTCTCCTGTAATGGACCATTCCCAGCTGGTCTGGGGAATCCTAGTTTGTCTCTCTGACCCATGGGCTGGTAGCTGTTTACAGAGAATGTTGGACTAATGAATAAAAAGTCCCACTGTGAGTTGGGAATTCTACACTTGGACCTAGTGTGTACACTTGGAGGGACTGGAGGCTGATGGAAATTCTAGCCTCCTGTATCGCAGTATCTTCTTCTCTCATCTCATCCTTACCTCTCAGCTTCTGGGATTTGTTGGTTTCAGGATGGAGGGGAcccagaagggaaggggaaacaaGGTCTCTTGTTAGGGCAGGTGACATTGTGAGTTCTAAGGAGATTTCCATCCGCCGCTAAAGACTTGGATATgtcagagggagagggaaggaaaaccGCTTGGCTCCTCACCCTAATTCACTCTGACCTTAGAAAATAGCTTCTTTCTGGGCCTCCCTTTTTCTACCTGCACGATGGACATGATCCCTGCCAACGTCCCTTATGAGAACTTTTGGAAAGGATGTTTTTGCCTTTCAAGAGTAATCTTTGTGTTGCCTATGCAGGTACTATGTTTGCCATCGTATGATTACTACTTGGGATCTGGTTTTTAAACCCTCCTGAATGCCTCCAGTCTTGGGGAACCCACTACCTCCCTATAAGCTTTTCTCCCAACCCCTTCATggtctccccttcctccctcctcctagcCCTGTCCCCCCTACCCCAATtcttcctgtgctctccagtatCAAATAAACCTAGTTTTATCCCTCTACTCCATGACACCccttaagaattttaaaaaaagttttcctatctcccatcctccctccagTGTGGGCTTTATGCCATATGGTATGGTTTTCttcactctccccacccccactaccTATCTCTGTCCAAAATCCAGTCCTGCTTGTTAGTTTTTCTCCTAGAACTGACCTCCAAACTGAGCATGGGACTCCTACCACAGCTGAGATCTGACCAGGGAAGAATACAGAAGTGATTCGagctctctcccctccctagaCATTAGGACATAACACAAGATGGATTTGGGCTAGATCCACACGGAAATCTTTTAACCAGGAAACGTCTAGTCACATTTGCCCTGTCCTATACTTGAGCGATTGATCATTTGAACCCAAACATCAGACTTCCCTTTTATCCCTAATTAATTTTGTTCTGTTAAGATTTAGCTCATTACTCTGGCCTGTGGGAAAATTACCCAggaccattacatgcatacagACAGATATCCAGGTGTGTagttatgtatttatatgtagaGATCaagcatatgtatttatatagagagatcaagattgtttgggtttttttttaagcatttttgtatcatggatccctttgacagtctggcAAAATCTATGGACCCTTTGTCTGAAAAACATTTGTTTCCTACATTTACATGAGGGAAATGCTATATTTTAGTTAGGTaagttaaatttaagatgcactTTTTCCCCACCCAAGTGGAGGTCTTGACATctatcccaggttaagaacccctaacgTAGATGTATGCCCATGGCAAATGTGATTAGCTAAAGCACTTGGTTTCTTCATCCTGTGTGAATTCAGGTGTCCATGTAATGGCACGTATATATATCAAGGCAGTCTGCAGCCTGGAGTTGGTGAAGAGAGTGCTTGACCAGCCTAAACTCGATCTACCTAGGCACAGATCTCAGCTGACACCAGCATGTGACcagcccctctcccaccccagatGCCTGCTGATGTCCTTACTGTCCACTACAACCTCATTCCTACTTTTCCCTCCCTGCCTAGCCCTCATAGAACTTGTTCCTCAAGTTTCTCATCTGCATAATGGAGATAATACCTTCCTACCTACCCCACAGGGTTATAAGGATCAAACATGATATGGAATGCACTTTGCAAGACTCAGGGAACTATAAAATGTCAGCAGTTATGAGTTAGGCATGTGCTTGACCATTTGGGACTATATAGCTAAAGGAGTCCAAATGAGGCTGTATGTGAGTCTATTCCTTAGGCTGCTCCACCTTTCCCCATAGTCCCATCTTACCAGTTGGTTGGACAGTGCCCCAGAAGGACCACTCCTAGAGAGAATGGGGGGAAGGGTGAGTGAAAAGGCTGGCACCAACTCCTTTCCAAGGCCCTAGGAGAAGTAGTCATCCACAGTGTTACACCTTTATTAGTGTTTGGGTCTATGAACAGGTGGAGGCCGCTGGTTAGTGGATGGGCAATAGGGCTCTAGGTTCCACTGTCGGAAGTTCTGGTTGGTATAACGTGGCCGATTGGGCACAGACAGGAAGGGGACATGTCTGGAGCCTTTGCCAGCTGCAGTCCCAAAGCGATTCCGGTTAACAACTAGGGAAAGGTGGATGTGGGAAGGTCCAATGTCATTTATAGTCTGGGCAACTTCCGTCTTTTTGAGAGGGGCCTTGGAGATACTGGTTCACCTGAACCTGGACCATGACAGGGTTTGGCCCTCCCAGAAGGGCAAAGACTGGCAATGACCCTTTCCCATCTATGATAGCCCCTCTCTTCCCTCTAGCCCACCGTCCCACCTTTGACCCTCTGAACCCAGATGCAACCTAGCCCCCTGCTGTCCCCTACAGCTTGTCCATCCCTACACCCTCCCACCCCTTCTTAGCACCTACTCACCAAATTCCTTGCCTGGGATGAGCTTGTCCTGCCATAGAAGGTTCCCCCAGCGGGTACTGGGTTCGATGTACTGGGCAGGGACTATGGGATCGTACCAGTAGCTTTCTCGAAGATGCTGGGTATAGGCTATCAGGGAGAAAGATGTCAGGTTCTGAGGGAGACCTCTTCCTTCCccagtctttttcctttcttgtccccAGGGTGAACCTCCCACTTTGCCCTCCATCGCCAGGGAGAAAATGAGAGTGGTTCCTTTCACTATGGACCTTGGCATAAAGTCCCCTTGCAGACACAGAATTAGGGGTAATGGAAAAACCTTTGCAACTGAGAATTAAGAGACTTGGGTACTAGTCTCAACTCTGTCCCTAACTACACGCTGTAGTCTTGGATGAGTCTCACTTATTCTTTGGGCCTCAGAAAATAGGGGTTGGAACTAGATGCCTACCCAGCCTGGCTCAGAAGGTCCAGGTAGAGAGAGGGCCCCTGGCCTTACCAGGGGCTAAGGTCTGCTCCTGCCGGTTATAGGATTGGCGCCATCGGTTATAGTTTGGGCGGTTGATAGGATTGGCTAGGTTGTACCAGACAGTATGGTCACTGCCATTGGTCAAGCCTGTGTACCACCACTGCCCTATGGCATCATGCCCCATAGGAGTGAACTTCCATCGGATACCCTGCTTGATGATAGGTTCCCATCTGGGGCCTGGAAGAGTGAGGTACTCATCACTatcaagagaaagagaagggccATTAGGGCTGGGCTGGCAGTGCTGGGAGCCCCCAGCTTCCTCTGGGGCTCTGTTGAGGCCTCAGGGGGCCTTAGTGGGAGGTGGAGGTGAAGTCTatgaactcctcagaataatgtttttaaatgcataaaatacaaacaaaacaaattatattcAAAGAtagttgtttaaattttttttttaagtttgtaaaCTCCAGGTGAAGAATACCTGCTTTTGGGGTGAGGGAGcagggaatggggagaggagagggacacTGAGTTTgcaagttttttctgaagtcgTTAGCTATGGAGGGATAGAAAGGCTATGGAAAAAGTCAGTTAATTCATTAAGGGACTGGGGTGGAGAAGATATGGGTTTTGTATGTTTATATAACCACATTAGGTATTTACAAGGCAGAGGGGACAGTCCAGTCCCTCTTGGCAACTCTAAGGAACCCATTGGGCCAGGAAAGTAAAGAAGACAGAACTCAGTCTAATTGGGGGTGACTTCACAGCAGCGGTGACTGCCGGGACCGTTGAGATCCCACTGGGTGATCGTAGTTCAGGGTTCTGCTCCCAGATTTCTTCCTGAATACCTGGGTACCCTTGACCAAACCCCGCTGCCTTGCCTTGCACCTTCATTCCTCATCTTGGGTAGACCTTAAAGCCGGTCATAATGGGAGATTGTAGCTACCTGGAGAAAGAATAATTTTTGAATTCCCTCTTCCACAGGgtagatgttgtgaggatcacatgagctTCAAGGGCCTCATAATGAAAAAGAACTATAAAAGTAACAATCCCCAATAATGATGAGTAGAAACCCTCTGCAGGGGACTTGTTCCTTTGctccaaaagaatgggagaaatttcCATTGAAAGGTTTCTGTGTCTTGTAAACAGTCAGCCAACTTTTATTAAATGAACTCTATGTGCCTgaaactagggatacaaagaaaggccaaaataaatcctgctctcaaagaatttagAGTCTAATGGAGTTAACTAATATCTGATGCAGATAACGAAATAAACCTGGCGGCTCTATAGATAATGTTGAGCCTGGAGTCTGACGACATGAGTTAAAATCCAAccccagacatttattagctatgtaactctggacaaatcacttaatccttatttgcctcagtttccccaactgtaaaatgagggtaccAATAGCCCCTACCTCTCAGAATTGGTCTGATGACCAAATGAAATATTCCTAAATTGATTAGCATTacgtaggtgctatataaatgcctgtTAACACActgtaggtgccatataaatgcttattctccttttattgttgttcagtcctttcaggcCTGCCCAACTCTTTgtagccccatttggggttttcttggcagagatactggagtggtttgccttttccttctccagctcctttgaaagatgaggaaactgaggcaaacagggttaagtccaAGGCTTAAcaggcttgtccagggtcacacagctaggaagtgtctgagaccagatgtgagctcaggaagatgattcttcctgactctaagcctggtgcttggtcccccttcccttccccatatgtggatagttatttatattttttccctccaaatttgtttatttatttgttttcaattttcaacaatcacttccataagttttaaattttctccccctccccaagacagtacgCAATCTTTTACAagctctgcacatacattcctattaaacacattttcacattggtcatgttgcatagaagaattaaaacgaatgagagaaaccatgagaagagcccaatcaaaacaaaacagaatagtgaacagtctgcttcattctgcgtccTGACTCCTAGTTTTTGCTCTGATGTGGTTGGCATTTGCCTACTTATTTAGATGCTGCCTTTTCCATTAGAgtatgagctccctgagggcctTAGACGCAAGATAGATTCTGAGTAGTTAAAAAGTGATCTAAGAGGTAAAGTACTAGCTTTGGCAAAGAGGGAAACTCGGAACAAGGGCTGTGCTGAAGGGGGGATTTGAGCTGATCCTTGACAGGATCCTTGAGCTGGACGGAGATGATAGGGGTGAAGGAAAGGGGGTAAAGTGCCCATCCTCATCCTAGAGACTCACCTATAGAGAGGTGAGGGGAAGTCAGTTTCTAGAGTCCCCTTAGGGACATAAGGACGAACATACTCCCGTGAAAGACCCCCCATGTTCTTCTGTTGGATTAGAACTGCTGCCAATGTCCTCTTTATGGGGAGGAGAGGTCTATTGTTGCTAACAACAAATAGAAGACAGGCTACAAGACCCTAGCAACAAatgaaggtgggggtgggaggaagctGGGGTGGGGGAGCCCTGGGTGCTACCCTGCTCAGCTGGGACAACAGGTAGAGGAATCTGGTCACACATCAGGGAGTCTTATCTGTGTTTGATGACAGCAATCAGAAGAGCTCTAATTTCAGTCTGACCCTCAGTCAGTTTCTTGGGGGATCATCTTTGCAGAGTTGAGCTAATCCCGTAGATCTTTTATTGATTGGTTCCACATAAAACAGATACAGtaatagatggaaggtaatctcagaggagaaAGTCCTAGCCAGGGACTAGGAAGTACTTCTTGCAAAAGGTAAGAGCTGAACTCAACCCTGGAggaggccagggaagccaggaggggacagtgttctaggcatggggaacagcctgggcaaagggagggagggaggaaactgGAGTGTGGTTGCATAGGAACTACCTTGGCCTTAGGACCTTCATCTTTTACTACTTTTCCAAAGTGTTTTGTTTATTCCCACCCTCCCCCCAGTAAAAAATTTCATCATAACTGCTAAAAAAGCAGTTTAATTAAGAACAGATTAACACAGTGGCATGTTTGATGAAGGATGCCTTATACCAGACATACCTCTCACACAGGAGGCAGGAATAGAATCCTAGTGAGCCCTCCATCCATTCTCTGATGTCACAACTGGGCATCTCAGCAATCAGGGTTCTAAAGTCCTTCAGTGATATTCTCATTTATCCATTTGgggaagctaagtggtgcagtggatagagcaccactgcaggagtcaggaggacctgagttcaaatctcacctcagacacttgacactcactagctgtgtgaccttgggcaagtcacttaacccaaatttcctcatcctgggtcatctccagtcatcctgatgaatatctggtcactggattcagatggctctggaggagaagtgaggctggtgacctgcacagccctctcttactcaaaacaaagtcaagtgcaagtcatgtcattatttctctgatgacatggtcttcggcaatgaaggactaacacacacacctttacagatgaggaaactgaggcaaacaaggttaagtgacttgcccagggttgcacagctagtcagtgtctgaggttgcatttgaacttggttctttgCAACTCCAAGTCCCGGTGCTGGCGGTGTATTGGATGTTctggaagactagcacctctggtgtgaaggcttgcACTTTTCAGGGCTACTTATCCACCTTTGGGGTCCAgtcttcacccaactctcacctgtggctccaagaagctgtagcatgtgcaacaGTGGCCGCACCCtagtaaaccatctcagcagatgggctaaaccaagttgagggtagcTAACAGGTCTCAGACCTCCAACCTGTTGCTAAATCCTGGCAATTTTACCTTGGTGCCATCTCTCCTAtatgtttccttctcttctctgatgctgccaccaccttggtgcaggccctcatcacctcatgcctggactaggCAATACCCTGTCGGTGGGTCTCTGGGCCACAAGTCTTTCCAttgcagtccatcctccactcggCTGTCAATGTTATCTCCCTAAAGCAGTCTGACCATGTTATTGCTtaatcaataaactctagtggcttcctatcatctccagggtcaaatataaaatcctctggcacTCAAGGACTCTCATGACCTGGGCCTCCCTACCTTGCCATTCTTATTAAACCTTACACATCCTCCTTGTCTTCAGGACTCTGCAATCTAGCGGCACTGAATACCTTACTgttcttcaaagaaaatatttcatctcCCAAATCTGGGGATTTTCACCAGGTGTTGTTCCATGTCTGGCATGGTCTCCCTACTCATCTCCACttt harbors:
- the TEKTIP1 gene encoding tektin bundle-interacting protein 1 isoform X1 is translated as MGGLSREYVRPYVPKGTLETDFPSPLYSDEYLTLPGPRWEPIIKQGIRWKFTPMGHDAIGQWWYTGLTNGSDHTVWYNLANPINRPNYNRWRQSYNRQEQTLAPAYTQHLRESYWYDPIVPAQYIEPSTRWGNLLWQDKLIPGKEFVVNRNRFGTAAGKGSRHVPFLSVPNRPRYTNQNFRQWNLEPYCPSTNQRPPPVHRPKH
- the MFSD12 gene encoding major facilitator superfamily domain-containing protein 12 isoform X2 — encoded protein: MAEPALPLVTRLSYAVGHFLNDLCASMWFTYLLLYLHSVQGYSSGGAGVLLLLGQLADGVCTPLVGYEADHHGGCCGHYGPRKSWHLIGTICVLLSFPFIFNPCLGCTASTVEWAALIYYTPFIVIFQFGWAATQISHLSLIPELVTNDHEKVELTAFRYAFTVVANIAVYGAAWLLLHFQGSHSETSDSRTSDQLGLQDVPVFRNLSLIVVCVGAVFSLLFHLGTKERPRQRRHGLEEPSEHSRLLPPATQPMLLWKHWLREPSFYQVGMLYMSTRLIVNLSQTYMAMYLTYSLNLPKKFIATIPLVMYVSGFFSSFFMKPVNKCIGRNLTYFTGLLVILAFAAWVALATSLGVAVYGAAVLLGIGSATILVMSLSMTADLIGSHTNSGAFVYGAMSFTDKVANGLAVMAIQSLYPCSSVLCSLHGLLPLGDGGRDGRRGRGRCPLSL
- the MFSD12 gene encoding major facilitator superfamily domain-containing protein 12 isoform X3, with protein sequence MAEPALPLVTRLSYAVGHFLNDLCASMWFTYLLLYLHSVQGYSSGGAGVLLLLGQLADGVCTPLVGYEADHHGGCCGHYGPRKSWHLIGTICVLLSFPFIFNPCLGCTASTVEWAALIYYTPFIVIFQFGWAATQISHLSLIPELVTNDHEKVELTAFRYAFTVVANIAVYGAAWLLLHFQGSHSETSDSRTSDQLGLQDVPVFRNLSLIVVCVGAVFSLLFHLGTKERPRQRRHGLEEPSEHSRLLPPATQPMLLWKHWLREPSFYQVGMLYMSTRLIVNLSQTYMAMYLTYSLNLPKKFIATIPLVMYVSGFFSSFFMKPVNKCIGRNLTYFTGLLVILAFAAWVALATSLGVAVYGAAVLLGIGSATILVMSLSMTADLIGSHTNSGAFVYGAMSFTDKVANGLAVMAIQSLYPCS
- the TEKTIP1 gene encoding tektin bundle-interacting protein 1 isoform X3 codes for the protein MEGSLGFYSCLLCESDEYLTLPGPRWEPIIKQGIRWKFTPMGHDAIGQWWYTGLTNGSDHTVWYNLANPINRPNYNRWRQSYNRQEQTLAPAYTQHLRESYWYDPIVPAQYIEPSTRWGNLLWQDKLIPGKEFVVNRNRFGTAAGKGSRHVPFLSVPNRPRYTNQNFRQWNLEPYCPSTNQRPPPVHRPKH
- the MFSD12 gene encoding major facilitator superfamily domain-containing protein 12 isoform X1 yields the protein MAEPALPLVTRLSYAVGHFLNDLCASMWFTYLLLYLHSVQGYSSGGAGVLLLLGQLADGVCTPLVGYEADHHGGCCGHYGPRKSWHLIGTICVLLSFPFIFNPCLGCTASTVEWAALIYYTPFIVIFQFGWAATQISHLSLIPELVTNDHEKVELTAFRYAFTVVANIAVYGAAWLLLHFQGSHSETSDSRTSDQLGLQDVPVFRNLSLIVVCVGAVFSLLFHLGTKERPRQRRHGLEEPSEHSRLLPPATQPMLLWKHWLREPSFYQVGMLYMSTRLIVNLSQTYMAMYLTYSLNLPKKFIATIPLVMYVSGFFSSFFMKPVNKCIGRNLTYFTGLLVILAFAAWVALATSLGVAVYGAAVLLGIGSATILVMSLSMTADLIGSHTNSGAFVYGAMSFTDKVANGLAVMAIQSLYPCSSDLCCAACMGFYHWVMVAVTGGVGVAAALCLCSIFLWPIQVRFYDTTVAGPSEAATTPNSGTSQDITVN
- the TEKTIP1 gene encoding tektin bundle-interacting protein 1 isoform X2, coding for MRNEGARQGSGVWSRVPSDEYLTLPGPRWEPIIKQGIRWKFTPMGHDAIGQWWYTGLTNGSDHTVWYNLANPINRPNYNRWRQSYNRQEQTLAPAYTQHLRESYWYDPIVPAQYIEPSTRWGNLLWQDKLIPGKEFVVNRNRFGTAAGKGSRHVPFLSVPNRPRYTNQNFRQWNLEPYCPSTNQRPPPVHRPKH